The nucleotide window AGCAAGCCGGGATTTTACCACCAATCTTGAAAGACTAAAAGCAATTCCCGGGGCCAATATCATCGAATTGACTTCCGGAACCTTCCCCCCTCCGCCTGATCCGTCAGCGATCATAATCGATGCCTTACTGGGGACGGGCATCAACAGACCCATAGAAGGATTTACGGGAGAGATCGTTAGCTTTATCAATGCTCAGTCTAACAAAGTAATTGCCATTGACATGCCTTCGGGATTGCAAAGCGACACCTATTCAGGCACTACCCCTATTATTCAGGCCAACCACACTTTGACCTTTCAAATCTTTAAGCTGGGCTTGCTGATGCCCTGCAATGCGGGGCATTTCGGACAGGTTCACGTACTCGATATCGGTCTGGCCCCCGCATATCTTACAACAGTAGAGTCCAAGTATGAATTAACAGAAAAGACGCTATTTGCTTCTTTTTATAAAACCAGGGAAAACTATGCGCATAAGGGTAATTTTGGGCACGCTCTTATAATAGCAGGAAGCTACGGTAAAATGGGTGCGGCCGTTTTAAGCACTAAAGCCTGCCTGCGAAGCGGTGCAGGACTGGTAACCGCACATGTTCCGGGCAAAGGCGTCAACATTATCCAAACCAGTGCTCCTGAGGCAATGTGCCAGACAGATCCCGATGGAGAAATGATTACCACGATCCAGTATCCGCTTAAAAGTTATTCAGCCATCGGTATCGGGCCAGGCACAGGCACTCACCCATCCACACAAAAGCTACTACAACACATTTTTAACAGCTATTCCCAGCCCCTGGTACTGGACGCAGATGCGCTGAATATATTGTCTGAGAATAAACCCTGGTTAAACCTCCTCCCCGAGAATAGTATCATCACGCCTCACCCCAAAGAATTCAGCCGCCTTTTTGGCGAGCAATCCAACGACTTTGAAAGAATAGAAACAGCGCTTGAGCAGGCAAGCCACCTGAAGATCATTATTATATTAAAAGGTCATCGCACATTTATTGCAACGCCCGCCGGTAAAGGCTATTTTAATACAACGGGTAATGCAGGTATGGCCACCGGTGGCAGCGGCGATGTATTAACAGGCCTTATTACAGGTTTGCTTGCACAAGGTTATACGGCGGCTGAAGCAGCTATCATGGGCGTTTACCTGCACGGCCTGGCAGGTGATAAAGCTGCTGCAGTTTATGGTATGGAGGCTATGATTGCCGGTGACCTGGTAAAAAAATTAAGGTTTCCAGCTTTTGAATAAACAGCATCATTAATAAATTTATTGCAACTATGTTGCATTTTTTAATTTTATCAGCTATCTTTGCTTAAAGACAGTTATGGAAAATTTTGACGTTATTATAATCGGGGGCAGCTATGCCGGCTTATCTGCAGCTATGACCCTGGGCCGCTCTCTTCGCAATGTTTTAGTAATAGACAGCGGGTTACCCTGCAACCGGCAAACACCGCATTCCCATAATTTTTTAACAAGGGATGGTGAAACGCCGAAAGCAATAGCTACCATAGCCAAAGAGCAGGTACTGCAATATCCTACGGTCCAATTTATAGAGGGTATTGCCACCAACGCCCAACGACTCGAAAACGGTTTTGAAATTACTACGAAAACACAACAATCGTTTACAGCAAAAAAGCTGATTATCGCTTCAGGGATTCATGATATTCATCCGGATATTAAGGGTTTCTCTGAAAGCTGGGGTATTTCTGTTATTCATTGCCCCTATTGCCACGGGTATGAGTTTCGTCATCAGCAAACAGCTATTATGGCTAATGGAGAAAGAGCCGCTCACCTGGCCATGCTGGTGCGCAATCTTACGAACCAATTAACTATTTTAAGCAACGGCCCTGCCGCTTTTGAAACAGACCAGCTAGAGAAATTCGGGAAACATAATATATCCATTATTGAAAATAAGATCACAACCATACAACATGTAAACGGCCAGGTGCAACACCTGGTTTTTGAAGATGGAAGCATACAACCATTTGATGCGGTATATGCCGCCATCCCATTTGTTCAGCATTCTGATATTCCATCGCAGCTGGAATGTGAGCTAACGGAGCAAGGGCATATCAAAACAGATAGCTTTCAAAAAACCAGTGTACCGGATGTTTTTGCCTGCGGCGATAGCGCTTCTCCTATGCGATCTGTTGCTAATGCCGTATATACCGGCAATATGGCCGGGAGTATGATCAATGCGGAGCTTTGCAGGGAGCTGTTTTAAAATCAAATTATTATTAAACCATTTAGGAATTAAGGACATTAAGTGTTCAATGATGAACGTTATACCCAATCTTAACGATCCTTAACTTGTTATTTTTTTTAACTCAAATAAAAAACTGAGAATAGTTTAAAATGTTAGGGCTTCAACTCCTGCATACCCATTGCCAAAAGCTATAATAAATTAAATAAAAATAGATTTTATCTATACCATTATTAATAATTCCAATAGAGATTTTGATGGAAAATGTTTGATGCAACCGGCGATTGAGATACTTTTGCGCCGTCAACGATTTGCCGCCATAGTGAGAAGATCATTATT belongs to Niabella yanshanensis and includes:
- a CDS encoding NAD(P)H-hydrate dehydratase — protein: MKLLNASQIREWDQYTIQDEPISSIDLMERAARACRDWIRRQFPTHSFDIFCCTGNNGGDGLAIARLLMLMRIPVKVFIVNAAGKASRDFTTNLERLKAIPGANIIELTSGTFPPPPDPSAIIIDALLGTGINRPIEGFTGEIVSFINAQSNKVIAIDMPSGLQSDTYSGTTPIIQANHTLTFQIFKLGLLMPCNAGHFGQVHVLDIGLAPAYLTTVESKYELTEKTLFASFYKTRENYAHKGNFGHALIIAGSYGKMGAAVLSTKACLRSGAGLVTAHVPGKGVNIIQTSAPEAMCQTDPDGEMITTIQYPLKSYSAIGIGPGTGTHPSTQKLLQHIFNSYSQPLVLDADALNILSENKPWLNLLPENSIITPHPKEFSRLFGEQSNDFERIETALEQASHLKIIIILKGHRTFIATPAGKGYFNTTGNAGMATGGSGDVLTGLITGLLAQGYTAAEAAIMGVYLHGLAGDKAAAVYGMEAMIAGDLVKKLRFPAFE
- a CDS encoding NAD(P)/FAD-dependent oxidoreductase; protein product: MENFDVIIIGGSYAGLSAAMTLGRSLRNVLVIDSGLPCNRQTPHSHNFLTRDGETPKAIATIAKEQVLQYPTVQFIEGIATNAQRLENGFEITTKTQQSFTAKKLIIASGIHDIHPDIKGFSESWGISVIHCPYCHGYEFRHQQTAIMANGERAAHLAMLVRNLTNQLTILSNGPAAFETDQLEKFGKHNISIIENKITTIQHVNGQVQHLVFEDGSIQPFDAVYAAIPFVQHSDIPSQLECELTEQGHIKTDSFQKTSVPDVFACGDSASPMRSVANAVYTGNMAGSMINAELCRELF